In Flavobacteriales bacterium, the following are encoded in one genomic region:
- a CDS encoding DUF5106 domain-containing protein, which produces MKINVRIVFPIILLINLLGLNASAEKNTGYELKFEIDGLASDTVYLVNYQGNKIMYFDTTVVDTKGQFAFKNTKKLKVGMYGLFYNGRILLQFIGKETSMKIVTDTLNYIGNISVEGSEENQTLYGFFQFAGKSNRDSQSLRKKLKSAKKGSDNAKEIKEELEKMHDAFDEYRNNIIDNKKNLFVSTLLKARIEPTIPKTPLLENGKKDSTFAYRYFKRHYFDNIDLSDRRLFRTDIMHDKVFYYLDKLTPMQPDSIIKSVDVILEGTKEDSITFRYFASKLLYRYDTSKVVGMSNVLFHIGNKYYLKDKAYWMDSTQMAKVVKRVEMLRYNQIGNQAIDLRLQDIDGNTRTISEIKSEFTILFFFDASCGHCKKTAPKLLD; this is translated from the coding sequence GGATAGTATTTCCAATAATTCTATTAATCAATCTATTAGGCTTAAACGCATCCGCAGAAAAGAATACTGGGTACGAACTAAAATTTGAGATTGATGGTCTTGCCTCCGACACCGTTTACCTAGTTAATTACCAAGGCAATAAAATAATGTACTTCGATACAACCGTAGTAGATACAAAAGGACAATTCGCTTTTAAAAACACAAAGAAATTAAAAGTTGGAATGTATGGACTCTTCTATAACGGAAGAATCCTTCTTCAATTTATTGGAAAGGAAACCAGTATGAAGATAGTAACCGACACTTTAAATTATATAGGCAATATTTCTGTAGAAGGATCCGAAGAGAACCAAACGTTATATGGTTTTTTTCAATTTGCTGGCAAGTCTAATAGAGACTCTCAATCCCTTAGAAAAAAGTTGAAATCTGCTAAAAAAGGTTCGGATAATGCAAAAGAGATTAAAGAAGAATTAGAAAAAATGCATGATGCATTTGATGAATATCGAAATAATATTATTGATAATAAAAAAAATCTATTTGTATCTACCTTACTTAAAGCTCGCATTGAACCTACTATTCCCAAAACACCTCTATTAGAAAACGGCAAGAAGGATTCCACATTTGCATATAGATATTTCAAACGCCATTACTTCGACAACATTGATTTGTCGGATAGAAGGTTATTCAGAACAGATATAATGCATGATAAAGTTTTCTATTATTTGGATAAACTAACTCCAATGCAACCCGACTCTATTATTAAAAGCGTTGATGTAATTCTAGAAGGCACCAAAGAAGATTCCATTACATTTCGCTATTTCGCTTCAAAACTCTTATATCGTTACGATACATCAAAGGTTGTTGGAATGTCTAACGTCCTATTTCATATAGGTAATAAGTATTACTTAAAGGACAAAGCATACTGGATGGACTCTACGCAAATGGCTAAGGTTGTTAAGCGAGTTGAAATGTTGCGCTACAATCAAATTGGAAATCAGGCGATTGATTTAAGATTGCAAGATATAGATGGTAATACTAGAACTATTTCTGAAATTAAATCTGAATTCACCATTTTGTTTTTCTTTGATGCGAGCTGCGGACATTGTAAGAAAACGGCTCCCAAGCTGCTTGATTT